From Danio rerio strain Tuebingen ecotype United States chromosome 7, GRCz12tu, whole genome shotgun sequence, the proteins below share one genomic window:
- the jac10 gene encoding jacalin 10 has protein sequence MTYPTNLEIIGSQSGAPFSFTGEKSGASLKKIWVWVGGWQIRAVRAWLSDGRNETFGVASGPHQEYVFTPGECFTSLSLWGNGAGTRLGAIKFKTNKGGEFFVKMSSWSLKEECPIDIGSGYCLGIKGRSGTDIDCMGFVFLNAVQSTVLTNVNYPTINQLIPKVATEEIKSVSFENKTSVQQEQKVETSKKVIKTSSWSMTKSFSSTSVWR, from the coding sequence ATGACCTACCCAACAAACCTAGAGATAATAGGTAGTCAATCAGGTGCTCCATTTTCATTTACTGGTGAAAAAAGTGGTGCCAGTTTAAAGAAGATCTGGGTTTGGGTTGGAGGATGGCAGATCAGGGCTGTCAGGGCTTGGCTTTCAGATGGTAGAAATGAAACATTTGGTGTAGCATCTGGACCACATCAAGAGTATGTGTTTACCCCTGGAGAGTGTTTCACCTCACTGTCCCTCTGGGGGAACGGAGCAGGAACACGTCTCGGAGCCATCAAATTCAAGACCAACAAGGGTGGAGAGTTCTTTGTAAAGATGTCAAGTTGGAGTTTAAAAGAAGAATGTCCCATTGATATCGGCTCTGGTTATTGTCTTGGCATTAAGGGAAGATCAGGTACAGACATCGACTGCATGGGGTTCGTGTTTCTCAATGCAGTTCAGTCAACAGTTCTCACCAATGTTAACTATCCCACCATCAACCAGCTGATCCCAAAAGTGGCCACAGAGGAGATCAAGTCAGTCAGTTTTGAGAACAAAACATCTGTTCAGCAAGAGCAAAAAGTTGAAACCTCAAAGAAAGTGATCAAAACATCTTCTTGGTCTATGACTAAGAGCTTTTCGTCAACATCAGTGTGGAGGTGA
- the jac11 gene encoding Natterin-like protein-like (The RefSeq protein has 7 substitutions compared to this genomic sequence) yields the protein MAQPTSVVIIGGKGGGPFLFIDEKNGASLEKIWVWVGGWQIRAVRAWLSDGRDTTVGLPSGSHQEYVFSPGECFTSLSLWDNGEGTLLGAIKFKTNMGGHFFAKMTNVLKQEYPIDVGSGFCMGIEGRCGSDIDCMGFKFLNAVQSAVLTNVNYPTINQLIPKVAVEEIKSIFYENKTSANQQHIIDASKKVIKKSAWSKSNSLTSTFCVEVKAGVPVVKVVPTGFSISVGAENTSVVEKIEEGIEVLAIPVDVPPQMKATVDVTIGRADFDLPYTGTVEITCKNGSVLQYETKGQCKGITYTDLIVNIQETDL from the coding sequence ATGGCCCAACCAACATCAGTAGTGATAATTGGTGGTAAAGGAGGtggtccatttttatttattgatgaaaAAAATGGTGCCAGTTTAGAGAAGATCTGGGTTTGGGTGGGAGGATGGCAGATCAAGGCTGTCAGGGCTTGGCTTTCAGATGGTAGAGATACAACCTTCGGAGTACCATCTGGATCACATCAAGAGTATGTGTTTTCACCTGGAGAGTGTTTCACCTCACTGTCCCTCTGGGATAATGGAGAAGGAACACGTCTTGGAGCCATCAAATTCAAGACCAACATGGGTGGACATTTTTTTGCAAAgatgacaaatgttttaaaacaagaatATCCCATTGATGTCGGCTCTGGATTTTGTATGGGTATTGAGGGAAGATGTGGTTCAGACATCGACTGCATGGGGTTCAAGTTTCTCAATGCCGTTCAGTCAGCAGTTCTTACCAATGTCAACTATCCCACCATCAACCAGCTGATCCCAAAGGTGGCCGTGGAAGAGATCAAGTCCATCTTTTATGAGAACAAAACATCTGCTAATCAACAGCACATAATTGACGCCTCAAAGAAAGTGATCAAAAAATCTGCATGGTCTAAGAGCAACAGCTTAACATCAACATTCTGTGTGGAGGTGAAGGCTGGGGTTCCAGTTGTTAAAGTAGTTCCTACGGGATTCAGTATCAGTGTTGGAGCTGAAAACACCTCCGTTGTGGAAAAGATTGAAGAGGGAATTGAAGTTCTGGCTACCCCTGTAGACGTCCCACCGCAGATGAAGGCGACTGTTGACGTCACCATTGGCAGAGCTGATTTTGACCTGCCGTACACTGGCACAGTGAAGATCACTTGCAAGAATGGCAGTGTGTTACAGTACGAAACCAAGGGCCAATGCAAAGGCATCACTTACACTGATTTGATCATGAACATTCAAGAAACAGATCTGTAA